From the genome of Amycolatopsis sp. NBC_01488, one region includes:
- a CDS encoding ABC transporter ATP-binding protein has product MTIPDWSTPALDARDLYRFFRTGDDETLALRGVSLTVARGETVAVVGPSGSGKSTLLACLAGLDEPAGGSVEVAGERISHRPEAVRAKIRAHRIGVLLQSRNLLPHLDVRGNVRLARRAWRHSGFRPSVDELLERVGLRERGRATPAQLSGGELARAGLAVALANNPDVLLADEPTGELDGYTEQQILELLRDHAAQGAGLLVVTHSAEVVAIADRVVTIQDGEVAA; this is encoded by the coding sequence ATGACGATCCCCGACTGGTCCACGCCGGCGCTGGACGCTCGCGACCTCTACCGCTTCTTCCGCACCGGCGACGACGAAACGCTGGCCCTGCGCGGCGTTTCGCTCACCGTTGCCCGCGGCGAGACCGTCGCGGTGGTCGGGCCCTCGGGCTCGGGGAAGTCGACGCTCCTGGCCTGTCTGGCCGGCCTGGACGAGCCGGCGGGCGGCAGCGTCGAAGTCGCCGGGGAACGGATCAGCCACCGTCCCGAGGCCGTCCGTGCGAAGATTCGCGCCCACCGGATCGGGGTGCTGCTGCAGTCCCGCAACCTGCTGCCGCACCTCGACGTGCGGGGCAACGTCCGGCTGGCCCGCCGAGCGTGGCGCCACAGCGGCTTCCGCCCTTCGGTGGACGAACTGCTGGAACGAGTCGGACTCCGCGAGCGCGGGCGGGCGACGCCCGCGCAGCTCTCCGGCGGCGAACTCGCCCGGGCCGGGCTCGCCGTCGCGCTGGCCAACAATCCCGACGTGCTGCTGGCCGACGAGCCGACCGGCGAACTCGACGGGTACACCGAGCAACAGATCCTCGAGCTGCTCCGCGACCACGCCGCCCAGGGGGCGGGTCTGCTGGTCGTCACCCACAGCGCCGAAGTCGTGGCGATCGCCGACCGGGTGGTCACCATCCAGGACGGCGAGGTGGCGGCATGA
- a CDS encoding ABC transporter ATP-binding protein has translation MTAEPLVVCDAVARTFGSGAAAVVAVHGSSCSVHSGARIAIAGPSGSGKSTLLHLMAGLERPTHGTVSWPGLDPARPRTSDIGVVFQSPSLVPNLDVSENTGLPLVIDGVDDPERAQRVSEALALVGVDDLATKLPEEISGGQAQRVAVARVLAQRPRLLLADEPTGQLDRAAGQRLLDALLAATEHLGAALVVTTHDRAVIERLDTHWTMHEGRLRTVATRTVTS, from the coding sequence ATGACCGCCGAACCGCTGGTCGTCTGCGACGCCGTGGCCCGCACGTTCGGCAGCGGGGCGGCCGCGGTCGTCGCCGTCCACGGCTCCAGCTGCAGTGTCCACAGTGGAGCGCGGATCGCCATCGCCGGGCCGTCCGGCTCGGGGAAGTCGACGCTGCTGCACCTGATGGCCGGGCTGGAGCGCCCCACCCACGGCACCGTCTCGTGGCCGGGTCTCGACCCGGCCCGGCCGCGCACCAGCGACATCGGCGTCGTCTTCCAGAGCCCCAGCCTGGTCCCGAACCTGGACGTCAGCGAGAACACCGGCCTGCCCCTCGTCATCGACGGCGTCGACGACCCCGAACGGGCCCAGCGCGTGTCCGAAGCGCTCGCCCTGGTCGGCGTCGACGACCTGGCCACCAAACTGCCCGAGGAGATCTCGGGCGGCCAGGCCCAGCGGGTGGCCGTCGCCCGGGTGCTCGCGCAACGGCCGCGGCTCCTGCTCGCCGACGAACCCACCGGGCAGCTCGACCGCGCCGCCGGACAGCGGCTGCTGGACGCGCTGCTGGCCGCCACCGAACACCTGGGCGCCGCGCTCGTCGTCACCACCCACGACCGGGCCGTCATCGAGCGGCTGGACACCCACTGGACCATGCACGAAGGCAGACTCCGCACCGTCGCGACCCGGACGGTGACATCGTGA
- a CDS encoding ABC transporter permease — MIGLWLGGLLRRRAGRLLATAPGIALAVALIAALGSFLASSQATMTARALRSVAVDWQVEVQPGGDAGAVLNRLESLPGTAAVRTVHFGRTSGLLATTGGTTQTTGPGVVLGIPPGYAAAFPDQIRQLSGSPDGVLIAQQTAANLHVQPGDQVTIGLPGGTTPQPVTVAGVVDLPQADSLFQKVGAPAQTQPSAPPDNVLLLPEATFAAVTSRSAPAPVTQFHVARDAPASPDPATAYQGEIAAAHNFEAQVAGAALVGNNVGAALDAARSDAAYAQMLFLFLGLPGVVLAALLTSALVEAGGDRRRAEQALLRTRGHTPRTVAAIAVTEAAFVAVLGGAAGLAVAALAGQLAFGPAPEGQTAAATDSWYAIAFAAGLLITTLAVLVPAVTGLRGRTVSQARQVIGAPRSPWWAKAGIDVLLIAAALVVFWASGSNDYSLVLAPEGVPTISVSYWAFLGPALLWLGAAALLWRLTTIVLRHGRTPLRRILRPLSGRLAGPGAAGISRQRRPLARAIVLLALALSFAASTAVFNSTYQQQAEADAQLTNGADVAVTEPPAAQVSPAAGDQLRSVPGVWHVEPVQHRFAYVGADLQDLYGVRPGSIRDVTALPDTYFQGGSAADLMATVARQPDAILVSAETVKDFQLNPGDLINLRVQDARTKALRTVPFHYSGIVKEFPTAPKDSFFVANAAYLAQTTGSDAVGAFLVDTGGSNQAGVADAVRARLGTTATVTDITQTRAHVGSSLTSVNLSGLTRLELAFAVLIAAGAGGIVLAVGLAERRRGLAIMAVLGAGRRHLRGLVLGEGLVLIAGGLLGGGLIAWGVSQMLVKVLTGVFDPPPSSIAVPWTYLVVTAAAVVAAVVLAAVTSARASTRPAVEELRDL, encoded by the coding sequence GTGATCGGCCTGTGGCTGGGCGGCCTGCTGCGCCGGCGCGCGGGCCGCCTGCTGGCCACCGCCCCCGGTATCGCGCTCGCGGTCGCGCTGATCGCCGCCCTGGGCTCGTTCCTCGCCTCGTCCCAAGCCACGATGACCGCCCGCGCGCTGCGGTCGGTCGCCGTCGACTGGCAGGTCGAGGTCCAGCCGGGCGGCGACGCCGGGGCCGTGCTGAACCGGCTGGAGAGCCTGCCGGGCACCGCGGCCGTCCGCACCGTCCACTTCGGACGCACCAGCGGGCTGCTCGCCACCACCGGCGGCACCACCCAGACCACCGGCCCCGGCGTCGTCCTGGGGATTCCGCCCGGCTACGCGGCCGCCTTCCCGGACCAGATCCGGCAGCTCAGCGGCTCCCCCGACGGCGTGCTCATCGCCCAGCAGACCGCGGCCAACCTGCACGTCCAGCCCGGCGACCAGGTCACGATCGGCCTGCCGGGCGGCACCACGCCGCAGCCGGTCACCGTCGCCGGTGTCGTCGACCTGCCGCAGGCCGACTCGCTCTTCCAGAAGGTCGGCGCGCCCGCGCAGACGCAGCCGTCCGCACCGCCGGACAATGTCCTCCTCCTGCCCGAAGCCACCTTCGCGGCAGTGACGAGCCGCAGCGCCCCGGCGCCGGTCACCCAGTTCCACGTCGCCCGGGACGCACCCGCGTCCCCGGACCCCGCCACCGCGTACCAGGGCGAGATCGCCGCCGCACACAACTTCGAAGCCCAGGTTGCCGGAGCGGCACTGGTCGGCAACAACGTCGGCGCCGCCCTCGACGCCGCACGCAGCGACGCCGCCTACGCGCAGATGCTGTTCCTGTTCCTCGGTCTTCCCGGCGTCGTCCTCGCCGCGCTGCTGACCAGTGCGCTCGTCGAAGCCGGCGGAGACCGGCGACGCGCCGAGCAGGCCCTTCTGCGCACCCGCGGGCACACACCGCGGACGGTCGCCGCCATCGCGGTCACCGAAGCCGCGTTCGTCGCGGTGCTCGGCGGAGCCGCCGGGCTGGCCGTCGCCGCGCTGGCCGGGCAGCTCGCCTTCGGTCCGGCGCCGGAAGGACAGACCGCCGCGGCCACGGATTCGTGGTACGCGATCGCCTTCGCCGCCGGACTGCTGATCACCACTCTCGCCGTGCTGGTCCCCGCCGTCACCGGCCTGCGAGGGCGGACGGTTTCCCAGGCCCGGCAGGTGATCGGCGCCCCACGCTCGCCGTGGTGGGCCAAGGCGGGCATCGACGTTCTGCTCATCGCGGCCGCGCTGGTCGTGTTCTGGGCGTCCGGCAGCAACGACTACTCGCTCGTGCTGGCCCCGGAAGGCGTGCCGACCATCTCGGTGTCCTACTGGGCCTTCCTGGGCCCGGCGCTGCTGTGGCTCGGGGCGGCAGCCCTGCTGTGGCGGCTCACCACGATCGTGCTCCGGCACGGTCGAACCCCGCTGCGCCGGATTTTGCGGCCCCTGTCCGGCCGGCTGGCGGGGCCCGGTGCGGCCGGGATCTCCCGGCAACGCCGGCCGCTCGCCCGCGCGATCGTGCTCCTCGCGCTGGCGTTGTCGTTCGCCGCGTCGACTGCGGTCTTCAACAGCACCTACCAGCAACAGGCCGAGGCCGACGCGCAGCTGACCAACGGCGCCGACGTCGCCGTCACCGAACCGCCCGCCGCCCAGGTCTCCCCCGCCGCCGGGGACCAGCTGCGGAGCGTCCCCGGCGTGTGGCACGTCGAGCCCGTCCAGCACCGGTTCGCCTACGTCGGCGCCGACCTGCAGGACCTCTACGGCGTCCGCCCCGGCAGCATCCGGGACGTCACCGCCTTGCCGGACACCTACTTCCAGGGCGGCAGCGCCGCGGACCTGATGGCGACCGTCGCACGGCAGCCCGACGCGATCCTCGTCAGCGCCGAAACGGTCAAGGACTTCCAGCTCAACCCCGGCGACCTGATCAACCTCCGCGTCCAGGACGCCCGGACCAAGGCCCTGCGGACCGTGCCGTTCCACTACAGCGGAATCGTCAAGGAGTTCCCCACCGCACCCAAGGACAGCTTCTTCGTGGCCAACGCCGCCTATCTCGCGCAGACCACGGGCTCCGACGCCGTCGGCGCGTTCCTGGTCGACACCGGAGGCAGCAACCAGGCAGGAGTGGCCGACGCCGTGCGGGCCCGGCTCGGCACCACCGCGACCGTCACGGACATCACGCAGACCCGCGCGCACGTGGGTTCCAGCCTGACCTCGGTCAACCTGTCCGGGCTCACCCGCTTGGAACTGGCGTTCGCGGTGCTGATCGCCGCCGGCGCCGGCGGGATCGTGCTCGCGGTCGGGCTGGCCGAACGACGCCGTGGTCTCGCGATCATGGCGGTGCTCGGCGCCGGACGCCGGCACCTGCGCGGGCTCGTCCTCGGGGAGGGACTCGTACTGATCGCCGGCGGCCTGCTCGGCGGCGGGCTCATCGCGTGGGGCGTCTCGCAGATGCTCGTCAAGGTCTTGACCGGCGTGTTCGACCCACCGCCGTCGTCGATCGCCGTGCCGTGGACCTACCTCGTGGTGACCGCCGCCGCGGTGGTCGCCGCCGTGGTCCTCGCCGCCGTGACCAGTGCCCGCGCCTCCACCCGGCCCGCCGTGGAGGAACTGCGTGACCTGTGA
- a CDS encoding COG4705 family protein has translation MTSVRTPLPSRTLLNKVPEVTLYFWLIKVLCTTVGETAADFLNVDLGFGLTGVSVVTGVLLAVVLVFQFRATRYVPGLYWLTVAIVSVFGTLVTDNLTDNAGLPLEASTIVFGVLLAVTFAVWYASEKTLSIHSIVTRRRETFYWLAILFTFALGTATGDLMAEVLGLGYLVTGAIVVALVAVTAIAWRLGLHPVLAFWFIYVLTRPLGASLGDYLSQPSSQGGLGLGATVTSLIFVAAIIGTVVYLSATKADVIPGAAAVPIDEPVRGGMWQTVVFLAVILAAGGVGYTLRTSALQDDSPLAPVAVQPAPGGGPAQPVPAHTSPLGDLSTFRGITQDTLDLLNSGNQAGATSRVDDLEIQWDNAEARLKPKNKTEWTNVDGKIDKVLRELRAANPDQAGEKDALTALLATLG, from the coding sequence ATGACCTCAGTACGAACTCCCTTGCCCAGCCGCACATTGCTGAACAAGGTGCCGGAAGTCACGCTCTACTTCTGGCTCATCAAGGTGCTGTGCACGACCGTCGGGGAGACGGCGGCCGACTTCCTCAACGTCGACCTGGGCTTCGGGCTGACCGGGGTGTCCGTCGTCACCGGGGTGCTCTTGGCTGTCGTGCTGGTATTCCAGTTCCGCGCGACCCGCTACGTCCCCGGGTTGTACTGGCTCACCGTCGCGATCGTGAGCGTGTTCGGCACCCTGGTCACCGACAACCTCACCGACAACGCGGGGCTGCCGCTGGAAGCGAGCACGATCGTGTTCGGTGTCCTGCTGGCCGTGACCTTTGCCGTCTGGTATGCGTCCGAGAAGACGCTGTCCATCCATTCGATCGTCACCCGCCGGCGCGAAACGTTCTACTGGCTGGCGATCCTGTTCACCTTCGCCCTCGGCACCGCCACCGGTGACCTCATGGCCGAAGTGCTCGGACTCGGCTACCTCGTCACCGGCGCGATCGTCGTGGCCCTGGTCGCCGTCACCGCGATCGCCTGGCGGCTCGGCCTGCACCCGGTCCTCGCCTTCTGGTTCATCTACGTCCTCACCCGGCCCCTCGGCGCCTCACTCGGTGACTACCTCTCCCAGCCGTCGAGCCAGGGCGGACTGGGCCTGGGCGCGACGGTGACCAGCCTGATCTTCGTCGCGGCGATCATCGGCACCGTCGTGTACCTGTCCGCCACGAAGGCCGACGTCATCCCCGGCGCGGCCGCTGTTCCCATCGACGAACCGGTGCGGGGCGGGATGTGGCAGACGGTCGTGTTCCTCGCCGTGATCTTGGCCGCCGGCGGCGTCGGCTACACCCTGCGCACGTCGGCGCTGCAGGACGACAGCCCGCTAGCGCCGGTCGCGGTGCAGCCCGCGCCCGGCGGCGGCCCGGCACAGCCGGTACCGGCCCACACCTCGCCGCTCGGTGACCTCTCGACGTTCCGCGGCATCACCCAGGACACCCTCGACCTGCTCAACAGCGGCAACCAGGCAGGCGCCACGAGCCGCGTCGACGACCTCGAAATCCAATGGGACAACGCCGAAGCCCGGCTGAAGCCCAAGAACAAGACCGAGTGGACGAACGTCGACGGCAAAATCGACAAGGTACTGCGCGAACTCCGGGCCGCGAACCCGGATCAGGCCGGCGAAAAGGACGCGCTCACGGCGTTGCTCGCGACCCTCGGCTGA
- a CDS encoding histidine kinase dimerization/phospho-acceptor domain-containing protein encodes MNDMLGRLENAAGRQRRFVADASHELRSPLVAIRTTLQVGLAHPDRVPWPEIAERAGQQSDRLEALIQQLLFLARVDVHQLTASSSSGCHATSPAPGG; translated from the coding sequence ATGAACGACATGCTCGGCCGCTTGGAGAACGCCGCCGGCCGCCAGCGGCGCTTCGTCGCCGACGCCTCCCACGAACTGCGCAGCCCGCTCGTGGCCATCCGCACCACACTCCAAGTCGGGCTCGCCCACCCCGACCGCGTCCCCTGGCCCGAAATCGCCGAACGGGCCGGGCAGCAATCCGACCGGCTCGAAGCCCTCATCCAGCAACTGTTGTTTCTGGCCAGGGTGGATGTACACCAGCTGACGGCGAGCTCGTCCTCTGGCTGCCACGCCACGAGCCCTGCCCCCGGGGGGTGA
- a CDS encoding DUF1707 SHOCT-like domain-containing protein, producing MTEATEQALPQPGVRCSDAEREQTRARLHTAAAEGRLSMDEIEERMTRVYALKFRHDLDALTADLPAPESSPATARGWRPILEAIGRQLAAEIRTLLARGGAAGSRQRRLVIALVLLVFVAAMTVAAFHGFDGEGAEHHGFGRD from the coding sequence ATGACCGAAGCCACCGAACAAGCTCTCCCGCAGCCCGGGGTGCGCTGCTCCGACGCGGAACGGGAGCAGACTCGCGCCCGCTTGCACACGGCGGCGGCCGAAGGGCGCCTGTCGATGGACGAGATCGAAGAGCGCATGACCCGGGTCTACGCCCTGAAGTTCCGCCACGACCTTGACGCGCTCACGGCGGACCTGCCGGCGCCGGAATCTTCGCCGGCCACTGCGCGGGGCTGGCGGCCGATCCTCGAAGCGATCGGCCGGCAGCTCGCGGCGGAGATCCGGACCCTGCTCGCCCGCGGGGGAGCCGCCGGTTCGCGGCAGCGGAGGCTGGTGATCGCGCTGGTGCTGCTAGTTTTCGTGGCCGCCATGACCGTGGCTGCGTTCCACGGCTTCGACGGCGAAGGGGCCGAGCACCACGGCTTCGGCCGGGACTGA
- a CDS encoding ribonuclease domain-containing protein yields the protein MQARQRSRRSWAQRLGVTAGVIVSALGISAGTTPANASTFDSCTISGCSAARSANSVWESDGYPGSRGWYDWPNGQCNFAGGTYYNNDGQLPSGDSFQEYDVYPRTCGAHRDAYRIVVDLNTGEVWYSPDHYSDFYHL from the coding sequence GTGCAGGCTCGGCAACGTTCCCGACGGTCGTGGGCACAGCGGCTCGGCGTCACGGCCGGTGTCATCGTGTCGGCGCTGGGCATCTCGGCGGGCACCACGCCGGCGAACGCGTCCACTTTCGACTCGTGCACCATCTCCGGCTGCTCTGCCGCTCGGTCGGCCAATTCGGTCTGGGAGTCCGATGGCTATCCGGGCAGCCGGGGCTGGTACGACTGGCCGAACGGGCAGTGCAACTTCGCCGGCGGGACCTACTACAACAACGACGGGCAGTTGCCCAGTGGTGACTCGTTCCAGGAGTACGACGTCTACCCGCGGACGTGCGGGGCGCACCGGGACGCCTACCGGATCGTGGTCGACCTGAACACCGGCGAGGTCTGGTACTCGCCCGACCACTACAGCGACTTCTATCACCTGTAA
- a CDS encoding S1 family peptidase — MTTSLPRILFIAGIAAASVLALGAPASAAPSAAMLASAKAALDRVHDVPNTAWGIDPTTRQVVVTISDAAQGAGMARLRDAIASLGSAVRVKHTAKPLTTQVYDGDEISTGSIICSAGFNVTSGGQQYIITAGHCTQGGPSWQGIGPSVDSSFPGTDYGLIRNDSGDGPGAVDLYDGTTQPITQAGDAYVGEQVCKSGRTTGLTCGTVTALDQTVNYGNGDVVYGLIETNVYSDHGDSGGALFDGSTALGTVSGGDSTTDYFQPVTAALNAYGVGLA, encoded by the coding sequence ATGACCACGTCCCTGCCCAGAATCCTGTTCATCGCCGGAATCGCCGCGGCCTCGGTGTTGGCCTTGGGCGCACCGGCGTCGGCGGCGCCGAGCGCAGCGATGCTCGCCTCCGCGAAAGCCGCCCTCGACCGCGTCCACGACGTCCCCAACACCGCGTGGGGCATCGACCCCACCACACGCCAGGTCGTCGTCACGATTTCCGACGCCGCACAGGGCGCCGGGATGGCGAGGTTGCGAGACGCGATCGCGTCGCTCGGCTCCGCGGTGCGGGTCAAGCACACCGCGAAGCCGCTGACGACGCAGGTCTACGACGGCGACGAGATCAGCACCGGTTCGATCATCTGCTCGGCCGGGTTCAACGTCACCAGCGGCGGCCAGCAGTACATCATCACCGCGGGACATTGCACCCAGGGTGGACCGTCCTGGCAGGGGATCGGCCCTTCGGTCGATTCGAGCTTTCCGGGCACCGACTACGGCCTGATCCGCAACGACTCCGGGGACGGCCCCGGTGCGGTCGACCTCTACGACGGCACCACCCAGCCCATCACCCAGGCCGGCGACGCCTACGTCGGTGAGCAGGTCTGCAAGAGCGGCCGCACCACCGGCCTGACCTGCGGCACGGTCACCGCGCTGGACCAGACGGTCAACTACGGCAACGGCGACGTCGTCTACGGCCTGATCGAGACGAACGTCTACTCCGACCACGGCGACAGCGGCGGTGCCCTGTTCGACGGCAGCACGGCGCTGGGCACCGTGTCCGGCGGCGACAGCACCACCGACTACTTCCAGCCGGTCACCGCGGCCCTGAACGCCTACGGCGTCGGCCTCGCCTGA
- a CDS encoding DUF3558 domain-containing protein, translating into MEVAVRGFSVVLAVGVVIAAVAGCSSPPAAPQRLSPSIPGDPLDLTAFVAQPCGLVNAQQLARYYIAAPATTKLPWCVWVPADTTGLTYQASVDTSSGGLESLYEHRTTVGGFDPADVHSYPAIHRDARGGHCTVQVGVADDTLLSVTIDATNPKLSVHQDPCAEADRFAGSIIGYQGHRAP; encoded by the coding sequence ATGGAGGTCGCCGTGCGAGGTTTCTCCGTTGTGCTCGCCGTCGGGGTTGTGATCGCTGCCGTGGCCGGATGCTCGTCGCCGCCCGCGGCGCCGCAACGGCTCTCGCCGTCGATCCCCGGCGATCCGCTGGACCTGACTGCCTTCGTTGCCCAGCCGTGCGGATTGGTGAACGCGCAACAGCTCGCACGCTATTACATCGCCGCCCCCGCTACGACGAAGCTGCCGTGGTGCGTCTGGGTACCTGCGGATACGACCGGCCTGACCTACCAGGCGTCGGTCGACACCAGCAGCGGCGGCCTCGAGTCCCTCTACGAGCACCGGACCACAGTGGGCGGCTTCGATCCGGCTGACGTGCACAGCTACCCCGCCATCCACCGCGACGCCCGCGGCGGCCACTGCACCGTTCAAGTCGGCGTCGCCGACGACACCCTGCTGTCCGTCACCATCGACGCCACGAACCCCAAGCTGTCGGTGCACCAGGACCCGTGCGCCGAGGCCGATCGGTTCGCCGGATCCATCATCGGCTACCAAGGGCACCGCGCTCCCTGA
- a CDS encoding ABC transporter substrate-binding protein: protein MLSRKLLALGAGAALAVTVTACGSSPGSTTNTQGQPVVTIMVGGLDKQIYLPAMLAQQLGLYQQQGLEVHLEDEPAGVNAENDMIAGKIDGVVGFYDHNIDLQGKGKATEAVVQMLQVPGEVELCRSDVAGQIKSPADWKGRSLGVTDIGSSTDFLTRFLAVRNGVPVDQIHESGVQAGNTFIAAMQHKNIDCGMTTEPTVSALINTGQAKILLDMRTADGARAALGGVYPASSLYMSTDYVTKHADIVQKLANAYVGTMHWISTHTPEEIADKMPADYYKGVGKAAYVAALKSEKGIYTTDGLMPGDGPQTVLNVLSAFNPDVKGHTIDLAKTYTNDFAVKANQALK from the coding sequence ATGCTTTCCCGAAAACTGCTCGCGCTCGGCGCGGGCGCCGCGCTCGCCGTGACCGTGACTGCCTGCGGCAGCTCGCCCGGCTCGACCACCAACACCCAGGGCCAGCCGGTCGTGACGATCATGGTCGGCGGCCTGGACAAGCAGATCTACCTGCCCGCGATGCTCGCCCAGCAACTCGGCCTCTACCAACAGCAGGGGCTCGAGGTTCATCTCGAGGACGAACCGGCCGGGGTCAACGCCGAAAACGACATGATCGCCGGCAAGATCGACGGGGTCGTGGGCTTCTACGACCACAACATCGACCTGCAGGGCAAGGGGAAGGCCACCGAAGCGGTGGTGCAGATGCTGCAGGTTCCCGGTGAAGTGGAGCTGTGCCGCTCCGACGTCGCCGGCCAGATCAAGTCACCGGCCGACTGGAAGGGCCGCAGCCTCGGCGTGACCGACATCGGCTCGTCCACCGACTTCCTCACCCGCTTCCTCGCCGTCCGCAACGGCGTGCCCGTCGATCAGATCCACGAAAGCGGTGTCCAGGCCGGCAACACCTTCATCGCGGCCATGCAGCACAAGAACATCGACTGCGGCATGACGACCGAACCCACGGTGTCCGCCCTCATCAACACCGGCCAGGCCAAGATCCTGCTCGACATGCGCACCGCGGACGGTGCCCGCGCTGCCCTCGGCGGCGTCTACCCGGCGTCGTCGCTGTACATGAGCACGGACTACGTCACCAAGCACGCCGACATCGTGCAGAAGCTGGCCAACGCCTACGTCGGGACGATGCACTGGATCAGCACCCACACGCCCGAAGAGATCGCCGACAAGATGCCGGCGGACTACTACAAGGGCGTCGGCAAAGCCGCCTACGTCGCGGCGTTGAAGAGCGAAAAGGGCATTTACACCACCGACGGCCTGATGCCCGGCGACGGCCCTCAGACGGTCCTCAACGTCCTGTCCGCGTTCAACCCCGACGTGAAGGGCCACACGATCGACCTGGCCAAGACCTACACCAACGACTTCGCGGTGAAAGCCAACCAAGCCCTCAAGTGA
- a CDS encoding ABC transporter permease: MTTVGRDTMNIAEQPTRNTVTEARKAAATRRRWFVYAARLAVAVIVVGGWQLAAGAGIVDPFFFGQPSQVVAQIVDWAQHGTSVGPLWTQAWVTLEEAVLGFAIGVVLGIVLGIALGRIRVLAEIFGPYIKIMNSIPRIVLGSIFVVWLGLGLSSKVMLAVVLVFFAVFFNAFQGAREVDRNLIANVRILGASRGQVTRQVVLPSAVTWIIASMHVSFGFALIGAIVGEFLGADQGLGLLIRQAQGTFNPNGVFAAMLIIAVVALIAEGLITLLENRLLSWRPPALSTDAAGL; this comes from the coding sequence ATGACCACCGTCGGGAGGGACACGATGAACATCGCCGAACAGCCCACGAGGAACACGGTGACCGAGGCCAGGAAGGCCGCCGCCACCAGGCGCCGCTGGTTCGTCTACGCCGCCAGGCTTGCCGTCGCCGTCATCGTGGTCGGTGGCTGGCAGCTCGCGGCCGGCGCCGGGATCGTCGACCCGTTCTTCTTCGGCCAGCCCAGCCAGGTGGTGGCACAGATCGTCGACTGGGCCCAGCACGGCACCTCCGTCGGTCCGTTGTGGACCCAGGCGTGGGTCACCCTGGAGGAAGCCGTGCTGGGCTTCGCGATCGGTGTCGTGCTGGGCATCGTGCTCGGCATCGCCCTCGGCCGCATCCGGGTGCTCGCCGAGATCTTCGGCCCCTACATCAAGATCATGAACTCCATCCCGCGGATCGTGCTCGGCTCGATCTTCGTCGTGTGGCTGGGTCTCGGCCTGAGCTCGAAGGTCATGCTGGCGGTCGTCCTGGTGTTCTTCGCGGTGTTCTTCAACGCCTTCCAGGGCGCTCGGGAGGTCGACCGCAACCTCATCGCGAACGTGCGGATCCTGGGCGCCTCGCGCGGTCAGGTCACGCGTCAGGTGGTGCTGCCCTCGGCGGTCACCTGGATCATCGCGAGCATGCACGTCAGCTTCGGCTTCGCGCTGATCGGCGCGATCGTCGGGGAGTTCCTCGGCGCGGACCAGGGGCTGGGCCTGCTGATCCGGCAGGCCCAAGGCACCTTCAACCCCAACGGCGTCTTCGCGGCCATGCTGATCATCGCCGTCGTGGCGCTGATCGCCGAAGGGCTCATCACCCTCCTGGAAAACCGCCTGCTGTCCTGGCGACCCCCGGCGCTGTCCACCGACGCGGCCGGACTCTGA
- a CDS encoding ABC transporter ATP-binding protein, translating to MTSSPPAIVLRNVTKRFATPAGGDYTALRDLDLEIGAGEFCAVVGPTGCGKSTTLTLISGLEAVTEGQVLVDGAPVGGIGDGIGFVFQNDAVLPWKNVLANVAAGPLFHGLSKKDAHERARDWLRRVGLSGFEDRYPHQLSGGMRKRVALAQSLINEPRILLMDEPFSALDVQTRSIMSDELLALWELTRPSVVFVTHDLEEAIALADKVVVLTAGPATVKAVFPVDLPRPRTVQEIRFDAHFVELYQRIWESLRDEVQLAYQRQTSAA from the coding sequence ATGACCAGCTCACCACCCGCGATCGTGCTGCGTAACGTCACCAAGCGGTTCGCGACCCCGGCCGGCGGGGACTACACCGCGCTGCGGGACCTCGACCTGGAGATCGGCGCCGGGGAGTTCTGCGCCGTGGTCGGGCCGACCGGCTGCGGCAAGTCGACCACGCTGACCCTCATCTCCGGTCTCGAAGCCGTCACCGAGGGACAGGTGCTGGTGGACGGCGCGCCGGTCGGCGGCATCGGCGACGGGATCGGCTTCGTGTTCCAGAACGACGCCGTGCTGCCGTGGAAGAACGTGCTGGCGAACGTGGCCGCCGGGCCACTGTTCCACGGTCTGTCCAAGAAGGACGCCCATGAGCGGGCCCGGGACTGGCTGCGCCGCGTCGGGTTGTCCGGCTTCGAGGACCGCTATCCCCACCAGCTTTCCGGAGGCATGCGCAAGCGGGTCGCGCTCGCCCAGAGCCTGATCAACGAGCCGCGCATCCTGCTGATGGACGAGCCGTTTTCCGCGCTGGACGTGCAGACCCGCTCCATCATGTCCGACGAGCTGCTCGCCCTGTGGGAGTTGACGCGGCCTTCGGTCGTCTTCGTCACCCACGACCTGGAAGAAGCGATCGCGCTCGCCGACAAGGTCGTGGTGCTGACCGCCGGGCCGGCCACGGTCAAGGCGGTGTTCCCGGTCGACCTGCCCCGCCCGCGCACCGTGCAGGAGATCCGGTTCGACGCCCACTTCGTCGAGCTCTACCAGCGGATCTGGGAGTCCCTGCGCGACGAGGTGCAGCTGGCGTACCAGCGGCAGACGAGCGCCGCATGA